The DNA region TTGAGCTCGCTCTTTTCAACGCTTCTTTTATTAAAAATAAACTGATCAACAATAAAGTACTTTTCAGAAACTACAAAGACGGGAAAGCAAGTCAGGAAGGCTTTCTGGAAGACTACGCCTGGGTTATAGATGCTTTTATTTCTCTTTATCAGGCTACATTTGATGAACAATGGCTCACATTATCAAAGGAATTGACAGAGCATGTGGTGATGTATTTTTACGATGAAGTAGAAAACCTTTTCTATTTCACCTCTGATAATGCAGAGAAACTAATAGCCAGAAAAAAAGAATTTTTTGACAACGTGATTCCTGCCTCTAATTCTGTGATGGCCCAAAACCTTTATAAACTTGGTATCTTATTCGAAAGATCTGATTTTAGTAATCTTGCAAAAAACATGGCTTCCAATATGAAAAAACTCATTACAACAGATCCTTCATGGGTTTCCAATTGGGCCAGCCTTGTGACTTCTCTGATAGAGCCCACTGCCGAGATTGCCATTTCAGGAAGGGAATACCTGAACATAAGAAAAGAAATTGACAAGACATTTTATCCTAATAAAATCCTTGCCGGCACAGCCTCAAGAAGTGAGTTCCCCCTACTGATTGATCGTCCTGCTACTAAAGATCAGACAAGGATTTTCGTATGCTACAATAATTCCTGTCAATGGCCGGTCATGAGCGTTGATGAAGCCTGGAAACAGATTAATAAAACTATTTAATTTATAAGTGGAGTTTAATAAGGAAAATACAAAAGACCGGCTCTTTGCAGATATTCTGCTTCCTCTGCCTTTACCAAGGCCTTTCACTTATCGTATCCCTGATACGGAAAGGGAAAAAGTAAACATAGGTTCAAGAGTGATTGTCCAATTCGGAAAGAAAAGGATCTTAACAGGAATAATAGTTAAAGTACATTCTATAGAACCTGATGTATATGAAGCCAAAGACATTATAGAAATTCTTGATGATGCACCTTCAGTAAATGCCTTTCAGCTCAAGCTCTTCGAATGGATGGCCGAATATTATATGTGTCATCCGGGAGAAGTATTGAATGCAGCATTACCTTCAGGACTTAAAGTCAGCAGTGAATCCAAAATTCAACTGAACCCTAACTTTGAAGATCTTGAAGAAAAAATACCTTTTGCAGATAAGGAGCTTTTGATCATTGAAATGCTTGAGAAAAAAGAAGCTTTGACCTTTGATGAAGTAAGTCTTATTGTTGGAAAGAAAAGCGGCTCTTCTCTCATCAAGTCATTGATTAAGAAAAATCGGATCATCGTCTTTGAAGAGGTAAAAGAAAAATTTACTCCGAAAATAATAAAGAAGGTAAGACTCTGTCCACCCTATGATCAAAAGGGAAACATGCAGGAACTCTTTATAAAACTGGAGAAAAAACCCAAGCAAACAGATCTATTATTAAAGTATATAAAGCTTACCGGCTTTCTTGAAAACCCTGACAAGAATACAACTGGCATTAATAAAAATCTACTGATTGAAGAAAGTTCTCTATCCCCTTTTACATCTCTTGTAAAAGCAGGATTTTTTGAAGAGTATGAAATAGTTGTTTCAAGATTTGAAGAGGACGACGAAGAAAGTAAATATGCAGAAGTTCGCTTGTCTGAAACTCAGCAGAGCGCTAAAGATTCAATCCTCGAACAATTCGGAGAAAAAGAAGCTGTGCTGCTTCATGGCATTACCGGAAGCGGTAAAACAGAGATCTACATCGAACTCATCAAAAATGTACTTAGTGGTGGTAGCCAGGTTCTTTATCTTTTACCTGAAATTGCCCTTACTACCCAAATCGTACAGCGTTTGCGCAAGATATTTGGGGATAAAATGGGAATTTATCATTCCAAATTTTCAGATAATGAACGTGTGGAAACATGGAGAGGTATAATATCCGGAAGGTTCTCCTTCGTTGTTGGAGTAAGAAGCAGCATCTTTCTTCCTTTTGATAATCTTGGTTTGATCATTATAGATGAGGAACATGAAACATCTTACAAACAGCATGATCCTGCACCTAGATACCATGCAAGAGATACAGCTCTGATGCTGGCAAGAATGCATCATTCCAAAACTCTATTAGGCTCTGCCACACCTTCTGTCGAATCATATTTTCAAGCAGTGAATAAAAAGTGGGGATTGGTGGAATTAACACAACGCTTTGGAAATGCGAAGCTTCCTCAATTGATTGCTGTAGATGTTAGAAAAGAAAAGAGAGACAGAAAACTTCATGGTGACTTTACAGGCTTGCTTACTCAACAAATAGAAAAGAGCCTTCATGAAAGAAATCAGGTTATCCTGTTTCAGAACCGCAGGGGCTATGCTCCTTATATATCTTGCGAAGATTGCGGACATATTCCTAAATGTGACAATTGCGCTGTAAGCCTAACCTATCATCTGTATCATAAAGAGCTGAGATGCCATTATTGCGGAAGCCATGAAAGTATCCCTACACGTTGTGAAGCTTGTGGATCCAATAAAATAAAGACAGTTGGACTGGGTACAGAAAAAATAGAAGATGATATTAAACTTTTGTTTCCAGATGCTGTCACCCAGAGAATGGACCTGGATACTACGCGTAAGAAAAACAGTTACCAGAAGATCATTGAAGACTTTCAGAACAATAAGATTGACATTCTGGTTGGAACCCAAATGGTAACCAAGGGGCTGGACTTTGACAGAGTAAATCTTGTCGGCATACTCGATGCAGATTCACTCATACACTTTCCAGATTTCAGAGCACATGAGAAGGCTTTTCAGACTTTTACACAAGTAAGCGGCCGCGCAGGAAGAAGAGAGAAGGCTGGAACTGTAATTCTTCAAACCTCCTCTATAAATCATCCTGTGATAGGCAAATTGCTTCAACAGGATTATTCGGGATTCTTTAATACAGAGATTTCAGAAAGGGAAAAATTTCATTACCCTCCCTTTTACCGGCTTATAAGCATTACATTTAAAGATCCCGATGCTGGAATCGCTTCCAAGGGTGCTGACAGGCTTTTCGGGAAACTGAAATATTTCATACCAAAAGAACAAATTCTTGGTCCTGAGCAGCCTTTAATCAACAAAATAAGGAATTACTACCTGGAAGAAATAATCCTGAAATTTGAAAGAAATAAGGCAAACCTTCCTGCTATAAAATTTAAAATCAAGGAAGCTATTGAGAAAGTTCTTGCAGAAACTGCTTTTAAAAACTCGATTATTGTCTGCGACGTAGACCCTGTTTAAGATTTATTCATTATTTTCGAACTTAGAAAAGAGTATATAAAATATGAAGCTTACATTAAATATTTCCCTTTGCTGTCTGCTGATGATAGGTCTGATTTCCTGCAATCAGGAAGCTCAGGATGATACCAAAGAAATTGTTAAAGATACAGTAGTTATCCAACCAAAAGACACTGTGGTGATAGAAGAACCTAAGCATGAGGAAGTAGAACAGGAAAAAGTAGTGAATCTAGGTTTGACAAAAGATGACAAAAAGAATCTAATGGTTATTAAAGAGTTGCCGCTTGGTACTCCTTTCAAAAAGATTAAAGAACTATTTCCACCTTTGAAGGACCCTCGTCCAGAAGGCGGAAGCGCAGAACTGGCCAAACAAGGTTATACAGAAGCATCAGTAAAGCTTGACCTGATGGGCAAAAAAGCTGATCTTGAATTCAATATGAAAAACGACACTTTATACAGCTATTACTATACGATCACTGAAGCGGACTATGAAAAAGCTTCTGATATCTACCTGGGAATTCAGCAGTTTTATAACAAAGAGTTTGGTCATTGTAAAGAGGAAAAAGTTGAAGAACACAATCACTACTCCAAGTCCTGTATGTGGAATTCAGGGAAGTTCAGTGTTGTAATGACCCAGGACATTAACCGTGGTAACATAAGCTGGGGATTTCAAAGGCCGGTGGAATTTTAGAAGGTTGTAAGTATTAAGTATAAAGTAGGGTCTTAGACCTGACTTTTATATTTTGAATTCAAATTAGTATTAACAAAGCATTTACTAAATCAAAATTAAAACTTCCTTCATTCCTGTTGCAATGAGATCCTCAACTCTTTTTACCCATTCCTTTGGCATTCTTTTATTAGTCTTAACAATTAGTTTTAACAATTTAGTACAAGGGCAGTCCTTAGAAAAGCTTATAAAAAAAGCTGAAACTTTATCTAAACAAAATAAGCTTGAAGAATCAGTTAAAGTATATAAGCAAATTCTAGAAATTGATCATACATATGCACATGCATTTTACATGATTAGCATTTGGGAAGGGGAAACTAAAAACTATGAAGGCGCTCTTAAGAATATCAATAAAGCCATTGAGCATAATTCAAATATTGCTGAGTATTACCATGCCAAAGGTGTGTATTTTGCATTATTGAATAAACTTGATAGTGCACTAATGGCATATGATATAGCCATAGTCAAAGGCTCAAACAATCCTGTTCTTTATTATAATAAAGCTATTGCATATTCAAAAAGAAATGACGATAAAGAAGTAGTGCGTTATCTTAATATGTGCTTAAAAATTGACGATCAATACGAACAGGCGTGGTATAGAAGAGGAAATGCCAAGGTAAATCTTGGTTATCTGCAGGAAGCAGTTGCTGATTATACAATTGAAATTTCACTTAACAAAAAAAATGATGAATACTATAGGGCCAGAGGAGATGCATATAAACTTCTTGGTAAATTTTCAGAGGCAAGTTTGGATTTCGAAACTGCGCTAAAGTATAACCCTAACAATGCATTTATTTATAGTGGAAGAGGAAAACTAAAGGAATTTCAGGGAAAATTCAGCGAGGCTCTGGTTGACATGAATAAAGCGATAAGCCTCAATAACAATAGCAGCAGTTTATATATATCAAGAGGTACATTACTGGGCTTCAGTATGGGCAGGTTGGAAGAAGGACTTGAAGACTTAAACAAAGCTGAACTTTTGGATTCAACTACGTTTGTGGTTTATAACAATCGTGGTTTAATTAAAAATTCCCTATTAGATTTTAAGGGAGCCATAGAAGACTATAATAAAGCTATCTCCAAAGACTCTTTAAAGGCTTTCTCCTACAATAACAGAGGTTTTGTAAAATTCAGGTTAAAGGATTATGAAGGAGCATTTAAGGACATCAATAAATCATTAGAACTGGATATGGAAAACTCTTACGCTTACAGAAACAGAGCCTTAATATATATTGAGCTTAAGCAGATTTCCGAAGCTTGCCAGGATCTTTATACTGCAGAAAAATATAAATTTTCTACCTTCTATGGTAATGAGGTAAAAGAGCTGATCAGTAAACATTGTAAATAAGATCTTATCAAAAAATGATCTCATCCAACCCAATCTTTTATTTATTGTAACTCAATTAATTTCTTAAATTGTTTTGATTTTTTTCACCGCAGATTCTATTCTTATTCTTCGGATGTTTTTCTTTATAATTTTAATCATTTAAAAACAATATCCATTAACTTAAAAACCTCTGATGTTAATGATAAGAATAACCTTATTTAAATAACGAATAGTTACTCTACCTGCCCAAGTAAGAAGAGCTCAAACAGCTGATCAAGCAGGACAAGATAAATTTTGAACTAGACAATTATTAAATTTTATTATTTGAAAGGAAAAGCTATAAAACTTTCAGTTTTCCGGCTTTTCCTTTAAGCTTCAAAGGTAGAGATAAACCAGCTTTGGAATCATTCGTTAAGTCACTGGTGTCGGGATTTTTCTTCAGATTCTTAACTGGTACTAACATTTTAAACTCTGCTTCCCCATCAGGTTGAATGGTTGCATTCAGATAAAAATATAAGATATTGGTCACGAATAATGTACGCGGTATATCTATCACATTATTTTTGATAATAACAGAAGATTTGATCTTATCGAAAGTTACCCTTTGAAGTTCTTCTTCTTTAAATCCCACCTTTGACAACTTCATAACAGGCTCAACATTTATCATTTCAAGCTTATGAACTTCATAATTACCATTTACATAAACAGAAGTGCTGTCCAACTCTAATGACGAGTTCATCCTGAAATAAGTATCAAACTTTCCGTTGACTATTCCTCTGATATTGTCTGACAATATTATTTCCTGACCGAAATTGTTGAAGGCCTTGAATATCTTATCAATCCTTATCTTTTCAATTCTGACGTCTGTGTTGCAATGAATATGATTCTTTCTGGGAATAAAATCTGTTACAGAACGCATTGTGCCACCAAATGAATTCAGGGACTCTGACACTCTAAGGTTTTTGCTGTCCACCTGAATACCAAGTTCTATATCATTAGCCTGATAATTCTGAGCATAAAATTTTGATGTACGTCCAGTTAATCTTGCTCTAAGATTGTATGGCCATATAAATTGGCTTCCCTTTACCAACCGGATATTT from Sporocytophaga myxococcoides includes:
- the priA gene encoding replication restart helicase PriA — translated: MEFNKENTKDRLFADILLPLPLPRPFTYRIPDTEREKVNIGSRVIVQFGKKRILTGIIVKVHSIEPDVYEAKDIIEILDDAPSVNAFQLKLFEWMAEYYMCHPGEVLNAALPSGLKVSSESKIQLNPNFEDLEEKIPFADKELLIIEMLEKKEALTFDEVSLIVGKKSGSSLIKSLIKKNRIIVFEEVKEKFTPKIIKKVRLCPPYDQKGNMQELFIKLEKKPKQTDLLLKYIKLTGFLENPDKNTTGINKNLLIEESSLSPFTSLVKAGFFEEYEIVVSRFEEDDEESKYAEVRLSETQQSAKDSILEQFGEKEAVLLHGITGSGKTEIYIELIKNVLSGGSQVLYLLPEIALTTQIVQRLRKIFGDKMGIYHSKFSDNERVETWRGIISGRFSFVVGVRSSIFLPFDNLGLIIIDEEHETSYKQHDPAPRYHARDTALMLARMHHSKTLLGSATPSVESYFQAVNKKWGLVELTQRFGNAKLPQLIAVDVRKEKRDRKLHGDFTGLLTQQIEKSLHERNQVILFQNRRGYAPYISCEDCGHIPKCDNCAVSLTYHLYHKELRCHYCGSHESIPTRCEACGSNKIKTVGLGTEKIEDDIKLLFPDAVTQRMDLDTTRKKNSYQKIIEDFQNNKIDILVGTQMVTKGLDFDRVNLVGILDADSLIHFPDFRAHEKAFQTFTQVSGRAGRREKAGTVILQTSSINHPVIGKLLQQDYSGFFNTEISEREKFHYPPFYRLISITFKDPDAGIASKGADRLFGKLKYFIPKEQILGPEQPLINKIRNYYLEEIILKFERNKANLPAIKFKIKEAIEKVLAETAFKNSIIVCDVDPV
- a CDS encoding tetratricopeptide repeat protein codes for the protein MRSSTLFTHSFGILLLVLTISFNNLVQGQSLEKLIKKAETLSKQNKLEESVKVYKQILEIDHTYAHAFYMISIWEGETKNYEGALKNINKAIEHNSNIAEYYHAKGVYFALLNKLDSALMAYDIAIVKGSNNPVLYYNKAIAYSKRNDDKEVVRYLNMCLKIDDQYEQAWYRRGNAKVNLGYLQEAVADYTIEISLNKKNDEYYRARGDAYKLLGKFSEASLDFETALKYNPNNAFIYSGRGKLKEFQGKFSEALVDMNKAISLNNNSSSLYISRGTLLGFSMGRLEEGLEDLNKAELLDSTTFVVYNNRGLIKNSLLDFKGAIEDYNKAISKDSLKAFSYNNRGFVKFRLKDYEGAFKDINKSLELDMENSYAYRNRALIYIELKQISEACQDLYTAEKYKFSTFYGNEVKELISKHCK